A genomic region of Gossypium hirsutum isolate 1008001.06 chromosome D01, Gossypium_hirsutum_v2.1, whole genome shotgun sequence contains the following coding sequences:
- the LOC107921662 gene encoding uncharacterized protein: MPNYVKFMKDILSNKRRLGEFEIVALTEGCTTMLTNKLPPKLKDPGSFTIPYSIGNQYIGKALCDLGMSINLMPMSVFKNLELQDLPLNLAIGKSIILIPEGRTVIDVQKGELIMKEFEKECHDKEHNELDSIDIDDEEPLGNNNDLLESKQIVDRPGKRSMMKFLHKNIFTRFGTPLSIISDEGSHFDCKPIDNTLQNYGVKQKIVTAYHPQTNRQAKSSNREIKQILEKVVNPNRKDWSLRLDEALWAYQTTYKNPLGMSPFKLVYEKPCLFLVELEHRAYWAIK, translated from the exons ATGCCTAACTATGTCAAGTTTATGAAAGACATACTTTCAAATAAGAGACGATTGGGAGAATTTGAAATAGTCGCACTCACTGAAGGGTGCACTACTATGTTGACAAATAAATTGCCTCCAAAGTTGAAGGACCCAGGAAGCTTCACAATACCTTACTCAATTGGCAACCAATATATTGGGAAGGCCTTGTGTGATTTAGGAATGAGCATTAACCTTATGCCCATGTCTGTGTTCAAAAACTTGGAATTGCAAGACCTGCCACTGAACCTTGCAATTGGCAAATCGATCATATTGATTCCAGAAG GTAGGACTGTGATTGATGTTCAAAAGGGAGAATTAATTATGAAG GAATTTGAGAAAGAATGCCATGACAAAGAGCATAATGAATTAGATTCAattgatattgatgatgaagaacCATTAGGAAACAACAATGATTTGCTGGAATCTAAACAAATTGTCGATAGACCTGGAAAGAG GTCAATGATGAAGTTCCTGCACAAGAACATCTTCACGAGATTCGGTACACCTCTATCCATCATTAGTGATGAGGGATCTCACTTCGATTGCAAGCCAATTGACAACACCCTGCAAAATTACGGAGTAAAACAAAAGATTGTCACAGCATATCATCCACAAACGAACAGGCAAGCTAAAAGTTCCAATAGGGAAATTAAGCAGATTTTGGAGAAAGTTGTTAATCCAAATCGTAAGGATTGGTCCTTAAGACTAGACGAAGCTTTATGGGCATATCAGACTACTTACAAAAACCCATTAGGAATGTCACCATTCAAGCTCGTCTACGAAAAACCATGCCTTTTTCTGGTTGAGTTAGAGCACAGGGCATACTGGGCTATAAAGTAA
- the LOC107922340 gene encoding uncharacterized protein, producing MIQNTKKQKKGSISEEDISTLLQRYTATTVLALLQEVAQFPGVKLDWNALVKKTSTGISNAREYQMLWRHLAYRDVLLEKLEDGADPLDDDSDLEYELEPCPSVSSETSAEAAACVKVLIASGLPNDSSLANSSMVDAPLTINIPNARSFRVSSENLQPSCSMPGTNITVPVSVQKKILPSVTSAETMEGNGPAGANLPARRKRKPWSEAEDLELIAAVQKCGVGNWANILRGDFKGDRTASQLAQRWTVIKKRCGNLNVEGNSAIPQLSEAQLATRSALSLALDMPDKNLTAACTNNPGLKIMSSSAPPTAGGEASAQAQSQVQQGPLASVEAPIQSQQGPIASVSSRNRSQEGPITSASPQNPSQQGPVASVQVPNQSQQGSMPRKTSPRGSSGSTLKSRVTLKKAPAKPFSTTGSILDATAVAAGARIGSPEAAASLLKAAQSKNAIHIMTTAGSSVKPVIPSGTSSQYVCTGLTAEAHSSPVTSSTLHPGSVKTATQRVEHTSSVSLSINAPMQQCNAVTSGTAVEVSPKEDLEIKGSVSDSLPKEQVRENRAYVPKNERGEEVKEHKEALTNPGSELKNIEAVVEHPNEKLMVDGDQVGVKANLVEESVNASDIKDCLLVKKSTTQPTAEESCRNHSMTEMTAKAGSLSDGCAKNLEVLSTAETGRAT from the exons ATGATTCAAAATACCAAGAAACAGAAAAAGGGTTCAATTAGTGAGGAAGATATCTCTACTCTTTTACAAAG GTATACAGCAACTACTGTTTTGGCACTGTTACAAGAAGTGGCGCAATTTCCTGGTGTAAAGTTGGATTGGAATGCTTTAGTCAAGAAGACTTCTACTGGCATTTCGAATGCGAGAGAGTACCAGATGTTGTGGCGCCATTTGGCCTACAGAGACGTTTTGCTTGAAAAATTGGAAGATGGGGCTGATCCCTTG GATGATGACAGCGACTTAGAATATGAATTGGAACCTTGCCCTTCTGTTAGTAGTGAAACTTCAGCAGAGGCTGCTGCATGTGTGAAG GTACTGATTGCTTCTGGTTTGCCAAATGACTCAAGTCTTGCAAATAGCTCAATGGTGGATGCTCCATTAACAATAAATATACCTAATGCGAGGTCATTTAGAGTGTCTTCAGAAAATTTGCAGCCCAGTTGCTCAATGCCAGGGACGAACATTACTGTTCCAGTTTCTGTTCAGAAAAAGATTCTACCTTCAGTGACATCGGCTGAAACAATGGAAGGAAATGGACCAGCTGGTGCAAACCTGCCTGCTCGCAGGAAAAGAAAACCTTGGTCAGAAGCAGAGGATTTGGAACTTATTGCTGCTGTGCAGAAATGCGGTGTTGGGAATTGGGCAAACATCTTACGAGGAGACTTCAAGGGAGATAGGACTGCTTCACAGTTGGCTCAG AGGTGGACTGTTATTAAGAAGCGATGTGGCAACTTAAATGTGGAAGGAAACTCAGCAATTCCCCAGCTTTCTGAGGCACAGTTGGCAACTCGTAGTGCCTTGTCTTTAGCCCTTGATATGCCAGATAAAAATTTAACTGCTGCTTGTACAAATAACCCTG GTTTGAAGATCATGTCCAGCTCTGCACCTCCAACTGCTGGTGGTGAAGCTTCTGCTCAAGCCCAAAGCCAGGTCCAACAAGGTCCCCTTGCTTCTGTTGAAGCCCCAATTCAGTCTCAACAAGGCCCTATTGCTTCTGTCTCATCCCGTAATCGATCTCAAGAGGGTCCTATTACTTCTGCATCTCCCCAAAATCCATCCCAGCAAGGTCCTGTTGCTTCAGTCCAAGTCCCAAATCAGTCTCAACAAGGTTCCATGCCTAGAAAAACCTCCCCCAGGGGATCATCTGGTTCTACTTTGAAATCTCGGGTTACCTTGAAAAAGGCCCCAGCAAAACCTTTTTCCACCACAGGTTCGATCCTAGATGCCACTGCAGTTGCTGCTGGGGCACGCATTGGTAGCCCAGAGGCTGCTGCATCACTGCTGAAGGCTGCTCAATCCAAAAATGCTATTCATATTATGACTACTGCTGGCTCTTCTGTTAAACCTGTCATACCAAGCGGAACCTCTTCCCAATATGTTTGTACTGGCTTAACAGCTGAAGCACACTCTTCTCCTGTTACATCTTCTACCTTGCATCCTGGTTCAGTAAAAACTGCAACGCAGAGAGTTGAGCATACTTCATCTGTTTCTTTGTCAATAAATGCACCAATGCAGCAGTGTAATGCTGTTACATCTGGTACAGCCGTTGAAGTTTCTCCAAAGGAAGATCTAGAGATCAAGGGTTCTGTGTCAGACAGTTTGCCCAAAGAGCAGGTACGGGAAAATAGAGCATATGTTCCAAAAAATGAACGAGGTGAGGAAGTTAAAGAACATAAAGAAGCCTTGACAAACCCGGGATCTGAGTTGAAGAACATCGAGGCTGTAGTTGAACATCCTAACGAGAAATTAATGGTTGACGGTGATCAAGTAGGTGTCAAAGCAAACCTGGTCGAAGAGAGTGTAAATGCCAGTGATATCAAGGATTGTTTATTGGTTAAGAAAAGCACAACTCAGCCTACAGCTGAAGAGAGTTGCAGGAATCATAGCATGACTGAGATGACGGCTAAAGCTGGCTCTTTAAGTGATGGATGCGCGAAGAATCTTGAAGTTTTGAGCACA